The genomic DNA CAACTTCCAGTTTGCATCCAATCTTATTTGAAGATGACATAACAGCAGATGTATCTAAATATAATGAGACAGCATAGATACCATATAGCAGCACAACTTTTGGATGGAGATCGATTTTCAGCTGGTAGCTGTCGTGAACTGGTAAGAGGCATAGGAAAGAGTACCCATGTCCCAGCTATGGTGCATGAGTTTTGCCTTTGTGTTTTCACCAGCAGCACCCATGGCAAAATGCAATGGATAAAAGTGATCTGGCCAAGGGTGAGCCATTTTTGCACTGGGTGCCTTCTCATCCCAATGATTCACATCTTCAAATCTACAGGAAGAATTACATActtaattcaaaaatataattaataaaatttggtaGACTAACCAAGGTTAGAAGTCAAGAAAGAAAAGCAGTAAAGAAGACCCAAGATAACGTGTATTAATTTACTAAGTTATAATGGGTTGTCATTCCCACATGTTTGACAAACCCGGCCTATTATTAACCGACATGACACCTAATTTGGCTCTCACCAATGAACACCTTACTCAAGCACATTATTTCAGAAACTAATTAAGATTCAGATTGAGTATCCAAATGAAACTGAAGGTTGAAAAGCCTAGGCATTTTGTGTTTCATATTCCCCTCATGGTTGCTTAAGGGTAAGAGGAGTAAAGGACCATCATCAACCTTGatgaaaatgttttaatatgcaacaagaaaaagaaaatcctgaACACAACCATATCAGATGATACAGAATTCACATAATGATGACTTATTTTCCCGAGGTTCGAATGATGGGCTATTTTCAAAGCTAGCAAGAAATACTAAATTGGCCATGACTTGTAATTTAAATCATACAAAGATTCAAAAACAAATGCCCTTTCCTAAAATGGACCAAAAAGCCTAAACACATCCTTCTAAAACAAATGTTGAGTGCAAAAGTGCCTTATAAACACATCCAACATATGAAACTTCTCACAGAAAGCGGCCACAAACCAATGCAAGAGTACTCCATGCATTTtcaaagcttaaaaaaatgaaaaatggaaaatggttACCTTCCTTGAAGAAGAGCATCTTTAAGCCAGGTATCAAAATCGGAAGCCCAGGAAGGAACGGAGCTGCCTGGGGGCAAAATGATCCTCAAGTTATGAGTAGTACTACCAGAACCTATGACAAGAACACCTTCATCCTTAAGAGGAGCCAATGCCCTGCCCATGTTGTAGTGATAAGTAGCATCCCTATCTGACTGAAGAGAGAGTTGACAAACTGGGATATCTGCCT from Corylus avellana chromosome ca6, CavTom2PMs-1.0 includes the following:
- the LOC132185844 gene encoding extradiol ring-cleavage dioxygenase; amino-acid sequence: MDTFYISHGAPTLSFDDSIPARPFLKAWQEKGLCPRPKAILVVSGHWDTSVPAVNVINGRNDTIHDFYGFPKHMYKIKYPAPGAPELAKRVKELLMASGFKRVDEDKKRGLDHGAWVPLMLMYPEADIPVCQLSLQSDRDATYHYNMGRALAPLKDEGVLVIGSGSTTHNLRIILPPGSSVPSWASDFDTWLKDALLQGRFEDVNHWDEKAPSAKMAHPWPDHFYPLHFAMGAAGENTKAKLMHHSWDMGTLSYASYQFTTATS